Within Chiloscyllium punctatum isolate Juve2018m chromosome 20, sChiPun1.3, whole genome shotgun sequence, the genomic segment attatctctgtttctctccattgatgctgcctggcctggtgAGATGATCCATACTGTTCATTGATTTCGGTAGCGGATGCAAACCTCTCCGCTTCCGTCCCCACACTTATGACCTTTTTACCTTTTCTAaaactttctttttttttaaatgaactaAATGCTTAATTAACGTCAGAAAGTAAATGTAATTTGATTAAAGCCCGGGGCGTATCAATGGGAGAGGTGTAGCACCGTACGGAACCTAATTTTGGCCCCTGAGCCAATTGTTGTGATGCCAAAACCCATGGTCCGATGAACGAGCCGGAAGTGGGTACACGGCAGGATTCAACTTCGAAAAACAAAGTGCGATTAGAAACTTGGAGACAAAAAGAAATGATATCGATAGAGAGAAAATTCACCGACATTTTGAGGGTTTAAACTGTTCAACGGATTAGCTAACCCCTAAAATAAAGCCTCCCCTGAAATGCGCTAACATTCAAAAATCGATGCTGTACAATAAGCGCTCATCCCTAAAGTGTAAGGGAGCGACTGCAATACTTACATGTACTGGGCCGACATCGGTCAGCAAGGTCAAACCTGTAAGTCGCTATTTCAAATATTAAAAGTTGGGAAGCGTACTGATAGCTTATCTCCAGAATAATTTAAGTGATAGGCATTGGATTTTCTTCACAATTCAATGAAGAACAAAAGTGAATCATAGCTATGCAAATGCTGGCGAGGTTAGTCTGCAATGTGAGCTTCTACTCACCAAGGGGAAGAGCGATGAAGAATGGCAGCCAGCACAAGATGAACATGCCCATGACAATGCCAAGCGTCTTCGCGGCCTTCTTCTCTCTGGAGAACTTGAGAAGGCGGATAGAGAGGGAACTTCTAATGTGGTGCCCTTTGGACCGGGAGACGATGGACTCGTCCTGAATATTCCTGCAATGGATGCGCAAAGCTCGCTCGCTGGAGTTTGATGTCTCCCTCATCACCCCAGCCTCGAGGTTCTTGGTTGTCCGCTTGGCTACAACGTACACCCTGGCATACATCACCAGGATGACAGTCAAAGGGATATAAAATGAGCCAAGGGACGAGAAGAGAGCGTAGCCAGCATCTTCCGTGATTTGGCACTCCGTCTCGTCAGGAGGCGCGGGCTGCTTCCAACCCAAGAGGGGGCCGATGGAGATGACTATGGACAAGACCCAGACCCCAACCACGACCAGCACTGCTTTCTTCTCGGTGACAATGGAAGGGTAGCGCAGGGAGTACCGTACCCCGATATAACGGTCTATTGAAATGGCACACAGGCTCATAATGGAGGCAGTGCAACAGAGCACGTCAACTGCAGCCCAAATATCGCAGAAAATCCTTCCGAATATCCAGTAGCCTATGATCTCCAGTGTCGCTGAGAAAGGCAACACGGTGGTGCTGAGGAGCAAGTCTGCGATTGCTAGGTTGATGATAAAGTAGTTGGTGGTTGTCTGTAAGTGCCGGTTGAAAGCTACCGAGAGGATGACTAAAATGTTACCGACCAACGCGAATAAAATGAAGAGAACCAGGACCAGCCCGAGCACAGCGCCTTTACTCGGGCTCAGCGAGGTGCCGTTCTGGGAAGTCCCGTTTGAGAGATTACTGGTAAAGTTGGTGTCGTAGAAAAGGGGCTCCGGAGCTGACCGGTTGTCGCCTCCACCGCCAGCAGAGTGCACAGAATTCATGTTAACGACCATTCTCCATTTCAGCTCATGTGACAGCCAAGCGCCGAAGTCCCATCACAAACATAGCATCCGCAGTCAGGACTCGGGAGGGAGAGAGCTGTCCGGCACAGAAGAGGCTCCAGTTGCCTTTCTGGCAAGCTACACTTATCACCAGGGAGTTCGCAACAGCACAGCAGTCTCACAGTCATCTGGAGAGAACCCGAGAGTATGTCTCTGTGTTAGCGCCTCCCTCCTGCTCTCCGCTTTTTATATTCACCGCTTCAAgcaaaacaacacacacacacaaacatgtcaAAGGTGCTGGCTGACGTCAGGATCCGGTTGAAATAATCACTGAACATTTTGTGAAAGATCAGAGCAAGACCCAAACCGAGGAGGAGGGTCAGCACTCATTGTGGGAATGAGGGGTGGGCGAGAAAGACACAGCGTGGGTGTCACACTGGCAGGATGTTCGTGAGGCATAGACAGACAGAATGGGTGTATAACACTGACAGGGTGTTCCTGGGTCAGCAGTAACCGCAATGGGGGATATAGACAATGTGGACTAATACTACTGACAGATTGCtcgggaatggggatgggggggaggggggtgtatgCAGGTGGGTGTGGGAGGATAGACAGTGGGTGCAAAGTGATACCAGGGTGATAGTGGGGCAGGAGTTGGCACAATGGTAGACAGAGAGTGTATAACACTGAAAGGTTGTTACTGAGACACAAATAGACGCAGTGAGGTACAATTCATTATTAACGGGGTAGATTGGAGGGTGGATATAAAACAGACGATTTGAGAAGGACGAGGTGGTGTGGCTTTTGCAGAATAACGCTGTAAAGAGCGGCGCTGAGGGAAGGCCTATACTgagttttgcacattctgccAAACGAAGTAGCAATCGCTCATTAAACCAAGGGTTAAAGTTTTTAATATTCTAATAAATTATCTTCAGAAAACAGCGTCCCGAAggtttcagattttttttttctctgtaaaAAGGACTAGTTCACAATCCtgaaagaaaaatgaagaaatacaACAGGATAAATATTATATTCCAGGAGATTGCCTTtttgaatattttttgacagCATGTGTCTGACAGGATTGCATGGCGTAGAAATATGTTATTCACTTATCACGAGTGCATTTTCATTTGTTACAATCAATACAAATGATATTATTTAAAGAGTTTTACAATAATCGAAAAGTGCAGTTAAGTGTGGATGAGGTCGTCCGTATCccaaattaaatcaataaatatcTACATCGTTATCGTTTTAAACTACGCCTTGCTTTGCACACTGTTCACACCATGACAGTTCATTCTTAAAACTACTTCACCAGTCTGTAAATTAGAAATAATTTTGAAGATGCTCAAACCTTCTTAAATTATCAGGGAGAGTTCATAATTGTTGCTGTTTTTACTCAGCCGTTCAACCCAGAGAAAAAATGCCAGACTTGGCATCTCCAGCGCGCTGCTTCCGAATACAGTATTAACAACTTTCTCCCTCAAAGAAAACCATGCCGAGTTCTTAAAGTCAAGCAATAATTATTCTTCAGAATTCAAACTGATTCTGTCATTGGATAACTTTCGCACAAGCCTTTAAAGTAAATACACTGAATTTTAAACCAGGTCATTTGCAGCGTGTAATGAACAGTAGTTACAGTCCAAGCAGGGAGCTAGAGTTAGAATCCTCTGCATGCATTAACTCAGAAAATTACGGTATTAATCCTTTACGGTGAAGCAGTTTTTAATATTGTGGGCAGACGGGCCGCTCAAAATggcagatttacaaaaaaaaccgTACGATAagtaaagcatgctgggaaatggagcCAAGCATTGGTCAAAAGTACTTCGGCTAAAAGCACTGAAATAAACCAGCTACAAacccatctgcagtcctcacttttgccaagttACCGACCCAGACAGGCTATAGCTGCAGACAGCACAAtataccggcaccactccccacctcttcctccgctacattgatgactgcattggagCAACCTCGTGCTccagcgaggaggttgagcaattcatcaacttcaccaacacattccaccctgaccttaaatttacctggaccatctctgacacctccctccccttcctggacctctccatctccattaatgacgaccgacttgtcactgacattttttttaaaaacc encodes:
- the LOC140492178 gene encoding alpha-1A adrenergic receptor-like; translated protein: MVVNMNSVHSAGGGGDNRSAPEPLFYDTNFTSNLSNGTSQNGTSLSPSKGAVLGLVLVLFILFALVGNILVILSVAFNRHLQTTTNYFIINLAIADLLLSTTVLPFSATLEIIGYWIFGRIFCDIWAAVDVLCCTASIMSLCAISIDRYIGVRYSLRYPSIVTEKKAVLVVVGVWVLSIVISIGPLLGWKQPAPPDETECQITEDAGYALFSSLGSFYIPLTVILVMYARVYVVAKRTTKNLEAGVMRETSNSSERALRIHCRNIQDESIVSRSKGHHIRSSLSIRLLKFSREKKAAKTLGIVMGMFILCWLPFFIALPLGSFFPSLRPTETVFKVVFWLGYSNSCVNPIIYSCNSKEFKRAFIRILKCQCHRRRRPAWRVYNYNWKINSLDQQRKDSVDGGSDIFNGNDRRSSLNSNPCFSDKSKAQSLEMWNLRDWKLFPTFGHSSLQANGPKEQYESPRNIINGEYGVCATSTTLTTQNMNFGQQAIAEEFQQNVQSHDITDI